From the genome of Leptospira koniambonensis:
AGGCCAGAACGTTTAAAACTTAACCGAGGATTGCTTTCGAATATCTTGGAGCAAATTTTTGCCTTCCCCTTCGCCTGCACATCCTGTGCAGAGCTCCGGGTCGCTCCGCCATCCTGGCTGCGCTCTCAGGCAAATAATTTGTTCCAAGATACTATTTTGTAAAACAATCCAGAAGTTCGATTCTAAGTTTTAATATAAGAATACAATCTAAAACTTCCCAGAACTAAGATCCCATCTTCATTGCGGGAAGGTTTTAGGATTTCTGAAAGTTTTTCCGGAAAGATTGAGTAAGACCCATATCCTTCCGGAAGTTTGAATTCTTTCGAATCTATAAAATACAAATTTGACTTTTGGTTTTTTGTATAATCCAAAAGTTTTTCTGCCATGGATTCTCCTTCTTTGTCTGGCAAAAATCCAGCCAAGACAGAGAATCTTTTACCTGGGAATGCAGATGCCAAAGAGGCAAGAGTAACTCTGATTGCATCTGGATTATGGGCAGGATCAAATACAATAAATGGGGAATTGGATATAATTTCCAATCTACCTGGCGGACGAGGAAGTGGTGCTGTAACTATACTTTCTGTTTTTTCGATCCCAATTTTATTTTTGGAGATGATCTCTTCTAATCTATGTACAATAAACTTTACGTATTCTTGGTTATGATCTAGATAGGATTTTCCTTCTGGTAGGACAGGATAAAGATATAGTTCTAAATTTCTTTCGGAACAAAACTCTCTGAGTATTTTTAAAAGAGAAGGTTCCGGTTCTAATGCGAATATGATCTTAGTTCTTTCGGTTATTATTCCTAATTTTTCCTTCAAAATTGCTTCTTTAGTATTTCCCAAAACTGCCTTATGATCTTCTCCGATAGCGCTAACTACTAGAATATCTGGATCAGCTAATTTCGTGGCATCTAATCTTCCGCCTAAACCTGCTTCATATACTTGGACTGCAATATCCCTTTTTTCGAATAGAACGAATGATCCTAAGGTAAACCATTCAAACCAGGAAAGAAATGAAAGTTCTTCTGAATTACTTTGTGAAAATAGTATATTAGAGATATCTTTTAGATCTTCTTCATTTACCGGGTTAAAATTTGGACTAAGTCTGATCCTTTCTTTTGGATCGAATAGGTGGGGAGAAGTATATAAACCTGTTTTGTATCCAAGATTAGAAAAACTTCCCGCTAAAAAGTGAGAAACGGAACCTTTTCCATTTGTTCCTACTACTGAGATCCTAAGTCTTTCTTTTTTTCGATTTCTCCAACCGTACGAATCTACTAGGTTACGGAATGGATCCAGGGAATAATCCCCAAATACATTAAAATTTCGAGTTTTCTCTAAATTGGTTAATTTGGATCCGAATTCTAAAAAATCTGGGTTAGACATTTAAAATTTTCTAATATTCTTCTCAGGCGTATCCAAGCGCTTTTAGCAGTCTGGATCTTCCTTTTTCTATTAGGTCAGGACTTAAGTTTACGCCAGTGAATAATCTGAATTGTTCTACTGCTTGGTAGAGAAGCATTTCTGTTCCGGGAATGACCTTCGCTCCCTTCTTCTTAGCACCTAAAACCAAAGGAGTTTCCAATGGATTATAAACTATATCGAATACAACCTGTCCTTCTCTAAAACAAGACTCTGGGATTGCTGGTCCTGGATCTTTGCCTTTCATTCCGAGAGGAGTTGTATGAATGATCAGAGAATATTCTGAAAAATTCTTTTGAACTTCATTCAAATCTGAAGATTGTATCTTTGCAGAAGAAATATTGGAAAGTAATCCGATCAATTCTTCAGAAGTTTTAGAATTTCTTGCTGCAATAGTAAGATCTTTCACTCCAGCTTCGTTCAATAATGTGAAAGAAATTCCACGAGCGCTTCCTCCGCTTCCGATCAATAGAACTTTTCCTTTTAAACTTTCGGGAAAAGATTCTTGGATAGATCGGACTGCGCCTATTCCGTCCGTATTATGCGCGCTAATCGATCCGTTCTCGAAAACTAAAGTGTTACTTGCCTTAACTGTTTGAGAAGTCTGGTCTGTCTTATCTGCGAGAAGGAATGCAATTTCCTTATGAGGAATGGTAACTGACAAACCTCTGACTCCGAACTTGGACAAAGAAAGAAGTTCCTTTTTTTCCAAAGTTTCCACTGGAAAAACCAAATAGCCGCAGTCCAGACTCAGGTCTTCGTACCATGAGCTATGCAATAGTGGTGATAATGTATGAGATAGGGGGTGACCGACGATCCCGAAGTATTTTGAGCTGTCTCGAAAGATTTTCAATGGGTTTCGCTTCTTTTTTACTAAAATTCTCGACTTTATCCGAAAACCCGGAAAACCTGTAATGCAGATGGGAATCCTGGCCTCGCTCAACGATTTTCTCCCTTTACTCGGCACTCAACCCTTTTTAGTTTTAGCTTCTTCTTCGGGTTGGTGGACGACATTCACGGATATACTGTTTGTTCTGTCTATTAGTGGCGGTTTAGCTTGGTATTTTTATTATTATAAAAGAAAGGATCTTTTAGGTGGTTACTGGGTAGCGTTTTTAGTCGCTATTCTGGGATCTCTGATCATTCTTTCTATCTTTCAAGACCTGATCCGAGAAGTGGTGTATTGGTTAATCTCACCAAAGATCGGAATTTACCAGGTTGCAAATGTGAATTTGATCGCGGTACTTTTGGGCGGATATTCAATGCTCTATATTATGAACCGTATCAATCATAATAAAGAACGCAGAGATTGATATAAGGGCGACTCACTCGCTTTGCTCGTGATCGCGCTCTACGCTTCAATCCGCTTCGCGGGATTTTCGCTGCGATCGCTGTCGCGTACTTAAGACAAATACACCGCTATAGAGTATAACTCTGGTTTTAGTTTTCGGTCTTTTGTTTTTCCGCCAAAGTCATTTCGAATACTTTGGCGTATTTTAAGAAATTATAATAAAAGCCCATAATTGCGAGGATCAGTCCTCTTCTTCCATCCAAAAATCCTAGTCTTACAAAATACATCCAAAAGGATTTGTATCCTGCTTCTAAAAGAGCTAAGATTAAACCGCTTCGTTTTCCTTTTCCGAATTTTTCAGTGGCAGCAAGTTCCGAGTATCGATTGATAAAGCTCACATGATCGAATAAGTTTTCGTAGGAATAATGGAATACTGG
Proteins encoded in this window:
- the aroE gene encoding shikimate dehydrogenase; protein product: MKIFRDSSKYFGIVGHPLSHTLSPLLHSSWYEDLSLDCGYLVFPVETLEKKELLSLSKFGVRGLSVTIPHKEIAFLLADKTDQTSQTVKASNTLVFENGSISAHNTDGIGAVRSIQESFPESLKGKVLLIGSGGSARGISFTLLNEAGVKDLTIAARNSKTSEELIGLLSNISSAKIQSSDLNEVQKNFSEYSLIIHTTPLGMKGKDPGPAIPESCFREGQVVFDIVYNPLETPLVLGAKKKGAKVIPGTEMLLYQAVEQFRLFTGVNLSPDLIEKGRSRLLKALGYA
- a CDS encoding bifunctional folylpolyglutamate synthase/dihydrofolate synthase — its product is MSNPDFLEFGSKLTNLEKTRNFNVFGDYSLDPFRNLVDSYGWRNRKKERLRISVVGTNGKGSVSHFLAGSFSNLGYKTGLYTSPHLFDPKERIRLSPNFNPVNEEDLKDISNILFSQSNSEELSFLSWFEWFTLGSFVLFEKRDIAVQVYEAGLGGRLDATKLADPDILVVSAIGEDHKAVLGNTKEAILKEKLGIITERTKIIFALEPEPSLLKILREFCSERNLELYLYPVLPEGKSYLDHNQEYVKFIVHRLEEIISKNKIGIEKTESIVTAPLPRPPGRLEIISNSPFIVFDPAHNPDAIRVTLASLASAFPGKRFSVLAGFLPDKEGESMAEKLLDYTKNQKSNLYFIDSKEFKLPEGYGSYSIFPEKLSEILKPSRNEDGILVLGSFRLYSYIKT